The genomic DNA TTGCACAATATCGACTCCAGCAAAGCCGAGTTGAAGACGGTCATAAAAACTACGTCTCTGTGCTTCGCCGAGAAGCAGGTCTTTACCCAGGAGACACTGGCGGTCGTGATCCAGCATCTGATGGAGATAAACCCGCTGCCCACGTTGCTGATGCGAACTGTCATACAGAGTCTCGCTCTCTACCCGCGACTCAGCGGATTCGTCATGAACATCCTGCAGAGACTGATCCTCAAGCAGGTCTGGAAGCAGCCGAAAGTCTGGGAAGGATTCGTCAAGTGCTGCGAGCGCACCCAGCCTCAGAGTTTCGCGGTCATTCTTCAGCTTCCGCCCCAGCAGCTCGCGGACGCTCTTAAGATGGCTCCGGGTCTCAGGGAACCTCTTGTCAGTCACATTGACCAGTTCGCCGACAACCAGAAGGCCCACATATCTGCTGCCGTCATGGATGTTATTCACGGCAAACAAATCGTTGACTTGCACGACGACTTCGACATCGCACCGCCAGGAGATTTTCTTCCTGTCGAAATAAAAACGGAACTCGAGGGTATCGCTGACCCCTCAGAACCAGCGCCTCCGGGTttagattaataattttttaatttattgtaaatatattattttttttatttttggtgtattaatattaattataaaaaatatttttattaattaataatcagtCTTGCTTATCAGCAcgagtattaattatttaaatattatattataattttttattctaagtGTAATGAAGTAatggttaataaattttatccaaaATCAACTCCTGTGTCCAGTAAATCTCGTAACATGAACGAAGCTTTCTTCGGAAGGAttctttaacaaaaaaaaatttttatataattagtgTTCTGTAAAAAAGCGGGAATcaacttttattcaaattgACTCCGTCACTTGAAATTacggagttgaaaaaaattactacgcATGTCCGGATTcactcgaaaatttttttacagcttaattaattatttatttatttaaaattgtaccTGAGTAAATGTCCGAGGTATAGTAAATATCCAGGTACACTAAACTCCGAATAATTTCTTCTGACGCcgtctaaaatttttcgcgccgtTTCAGATGCTGGCATTGTACCAAAATAACTTGGTATcctgataaaaaattagttttttttaattacttatcatTACTGTTgtagaattaattaaattaccgtAGACGAATGTCATTAGCGGCTTCACTGTCGATAATAAACGGGTAAATGTGTATGAGAGTTATTATAATGTTGCTGTTTGATTGTCTGAGTTCGGCTTGAAGGGACTCGGTGAACCCTTGGATGGCGAACTGGGCAGTGGAAAAAGGAATACGGGCACTGCGACTCGCTGCTCCTGAGAAACCGGCAAGTGAAGACAATGCGACGATGTGTCCTTTGCCTAGACGCTGCATTCCTGGGAGCACTGACTCCAAAAGCTTCAGGggaatttatattcattattagataaattagatatttattaagtACTTCGACTTACCCAGAAGTGGCTGACTACGGCGACGTCAATCGCCTCTTTTATATCTGGTGGTTTTTGTATTAGCGATCGCGAACTCGGGACTCCGCAACAATGTAACAGCATCGTTACTTCTCCTAAGTCTTTGCGAATTAATTCTACGGTATTTGCTacctgtaatttttattttcaattttaatattcaaacttggcggtaaaatttttttaaaattcaaaattcaaaaatttctataagcgtaaatgtagcagacaccagacaaattttaaattataaataaatagagtaaataatttaaaaaaaaatttctaaaaaatgcactttaattttttaaatgcgcattttttcaaaattttatttcgtcaattatttactctatttatttataattttgaatttgtctgTCTGCTGCACTCATAAACTTCTTCATTTTATCTctgaactaaaatttttgaattctagacttgaaaaaatttttaaaatgacaattaaaatttcagatattcaaaatttttttcttttcttaaaatgtcctatcaaaaaaaaaaaaaaaaaccacatACTTGTTCCTTATCAGTAATATCACAAATATAAGGCCTGACTATAACGGAATCACGTGCGGCCTGTAGGACAGTAGCTCTAcacattttatcatttttatcaacaCAAGCGACTTTGACACCCAGCTGACATAATTGCAGCGCTATTTCGCGTCCAACGCCCCTGCCGGCTCCTATTACCTGCAATCAGcatcaatcaatttttaataattcccgctcaaaaaaaaataaaccataaactcttaattaatatcatatttatattcacaTCTCAACCGTCCGCGACATTACCTCGCACATGTTAAAATTCCgccaattaataaattataaataacattaaCACTATACTGTAATTATATTACAGTACTTATATACTTACAGACTTCATAACTCgctcaaattaattacaataaattacaaaatctcaatctctatattttattaattcaattatagCACCTGGATTaccattttaattaacttgaaATATATAGATCTATATAAgatctatataaaaaaaaaaaaaattcataattaccATGGCTACTTCCCCATTGATGTTTTTCATTGCCGGTGGTCTCAATGTCCGGTAAAATGTtacaattattgatattattactCCGAA from Microplitis mediator isolate UGA2020A chromosome 7, iyMicMedi2.1, whole genome shotgun sequence includes the following:
- the LOC130671250 gene encoding 17-beta-hydroxysteroid dehydrogenase 13-like isoform X1; translated protein: MENQQINNKNMLLKVYSLMILMLDLITLLFGVIISIIVTFYRTLRPPAMKNINGEVAMVIGAGRGVGREIALQLCQLGVKVACVDKNDKMCRATVLQAARDSVIVRPYICDITDKEQVANTVELIRKDLGEVTMLLHCCGVPSSRSLIQKPPDIKEAIDVAVVSHFWLLESVLPGMQRLGKGHIVALSSLAGFSGAASRSARIPFSTAQFAIQGFTESLQAELRQSNSNIIITLIHIYPFIIDSEAANDIRLRIPSYFGTMPASETARKILDGVRRNYSEFSVPGYLLYLGHLLRILPKKASFMLRDLLDTGVDFG
- the LOC130671250 gene encoding epidermal retinol dehydrogenase 2-like isoform X2, giving the protein MLLKVYSLMILMLDLITLLFGVIISIIVTFYRTLRPPAMKNINGEVAMVIGAGRGVGREIALQLCQLGVKVACVDKNDKMCRATVLQAARDSVIVRPYICDITDKEQVANTVELIRKDLGEVTMLLHCCGVPSSRSLIQKPPDIKEAIDVAVVSHFWLLESVLPGMQRLGKGHIVALSSLAGFSGAASRSARIPFSTAQFAIQGFTESLQAELRQSNSNIIITLIHIYPFIIDSEAANDIRLRIPSYFGTMPASETARKILDGVRRNYSEFSVPGYLLYLGHLLRILPKKASFMLRDLLDTGVDFG